The Oryctolagus cuniculus chromosome 5, mOryCun1.1, whole genome shotgun sequence genome includes a region encoding these proteins:
- the TMEM200A gene encoding transmembrane protein 200A, whose translation MIATGGVITGLAALKRQDSARSQHHVNLSPTPAAQEKKPVRRRPRADVVVVRGKIRLYSPSGFFLILGVLISIIGIAMAVLGYWPQKEHFIDAETTLSTNETQVIRNQGGVVVHFFEQHLHSDKMKMLGPFTMGIGIFIFICANAILHENRDKETKIIHMRDIYSTVIDIHTLRIKEQKHMNGMYTGLVGETEVLQNGNSCASRLAANTIASFSGFQSGFRMDSSVEEDELMLNENKSFGQLMPPLLSDSAVSVFGLYPAPSKTTDDKTSGPKKCETKSIVSSSISAFTLPVIKLNNCVIDEPSIDNITEDADNVKSRSRNLSMDSLMVPLPSANESFQPVSMGLPRNNSVGESLSSQYKSSVALGPGAGQLLSPGAARRQFGSNTSLHLLSSHSKSLDLERGRSTLTVQAEQRKHPSWPRLDRSNSKGYVKLENKEDPMDRLLVPQATIKKDFTNKEKLLMISRSHNNLSFEHDEFLSNNLKRGTSETRF comes from the coding sequence ATGATAGCCACCGGAGGCGTGATAACCGGCCTGGCTGCCTTGAAAAGGCAAGACTCTGCTAGATCTCAGCATCACGTCAACCTCAGCCCGACACCTGCTGCCCAAGAGAAGAAGCCTGTCCGCCGGCGGCCCCGGGCTGATGTCGTGGTTGTTCGTGGCAAAATCCGGCTTTACTCACCATCTGGGTTTTTCCTCATTTTAGGAGTGCTTATCTCCATTATTGGCATTGCAATGGCTGTCCTTGGATATTGGCCCCAAAAAGAACATTTCATCGATGCTGAAACAACATTGTCAACCAATGAAACTCAGGTCATTCGGAACCAAGGTGGCGTGGTGGTGCACTTCTTTGAGCAGCACTTACATtctgataaaatgaaaatgcttgGCCCTTTCACAATGGGAATTggcattttcatcttcatttgtgcTAACGCCATCCTTCATGAAAACCGTGACAAAGAAACCAAAATCATACACATGAGGGATATCTATTCCACAGTCATTGACATCCACACTCTGAGAATCAAGGAGCAAAAGCATATGAATGGCATGTACACTGGTTTGGTGGGAGAAACCGAAGTACTACAGAATGGGAACTCCTGTGCTTCGAGATTGGCAGCAAATACGATTGCGTCTTTCTCAGGTTTTCAGAGCGGTTTTCGAATGGACAGTTCAGTGGAGGAGGATGAGCTTATGCTAAATGAAAACAAGAGTTTTGGGCAACTTATGCCTCCTCTGCTCTCTGACAGTGCTGTCTCTGTTTTTGGCCTCTATCCAGCTCCTTCCAAAACAACTGACGATAAGACCAGTGGCCCTAAGAAGTGTGAAACCAAGTCAATTGTGTCATCTTCTATCAGTGCTTTTACATTGCCTGTGATCAAACTTAATAACTGTGTTATTGATGAGCCCAGTATTGATAACATCACTGAGGATGCTGATAATGTCAAAAGTAGGTCAAGGAATTTGTCAATGGATTCTCTTATGGTCCCTCTGCCCAGTGCCAATGAATCCTTCCAGCCAGTCAGCATGGGGCTGCCAAGGAATAATTCTGTTGGGGAGTCTTTGTCAAGTCAGTACAAATCCTCTGTGGCCCTGGGACCTGGGGCTGGacagctcttgtctcctgggGCTGCTAGAAGACAATTTGGATCTAATACATCCTTGCATTTGCTCTCATCACACTCAAAATCCTTAGACTTAGAACGAGGTCGCTCCACTCTAACGGTTCAGGCAGAACAGCGTAAACATCCAAGTTGGCCTCGACTGGATCGAAGCAACAGCAAAGGGTATGTGAAACTAGAGAACAAAGAGGACCCAATGGATCGGTTGCTAGTGCCCCAGGCTACCATCAAAAAGGACTTTACCAATAAGGAGAAGCTTCTTATGATTTCAAGATCACATAACAATTTGAGCTTTGAACATGATGAGTTTTTGAGTAACAACCTAAAGCGGGGAACTTCTGAAACGaggttttaa